The following proteins are co-located in the Spirosoma montaniterrae genome:
- the pdhA gene encoding pyruvate dehydrogenase (acetyl-transferring) E1 component subunit alpha — protein sequence MASVKEKSPASAPVKQNGKAPAPAQTQHPKERYMYWYESMQLQRKFEEKAGQLYGQQKIRGFCHLYIGQEAGSSGSYSALTKDDKWITAYRDHGIPLALGSDPKAVMAELFAKQTGSSKGKGGSMHIFDKSVNFVGGHGIVGAQIPMGAGIAFAEKYNKTQNLCICFFGDGAVRQGALHEAFNMAMLWKLPVIFVVENNGYAMGTSVARTSNVTELYTIGEAYDMPSEPVDAMDVEAVHEAVSRAAERARAGEGPTYLEFRTYRYRGHSMSDPQKYRSKEEVEQYKQRDPIEMVKSRILERGIATEEELTAIDQKIKGIVDESVKFAEESPYPPAEEAYKDVYVQQDYPFLKE from the coding sequence ATGGCAAGCGTCAAAGAGAAAAGCCCGGCCTCTGCGCCGGTAAAACAAAACGGCAAAGCTCCGGCTCCGGCTCAAACCCAGCACCCTAAAGAGCGGTACATGTATTGGTACGAGTCGATGCAGTTGCAACGCAAGTTTGAAGAAAAAGCGGGGCAGCTCTACGGTCAACAAAAAATCCGGGGCTTCTGCCACCTTTATATCGGGCAGGAAGCCGGTTCGTCGGGTTCTTACTCGGCCCTGACCAAAGACGACAAGTGGATTACGGCCTACCGCGATCACGGCATTCCGCTTGCCCTCGGTTCTGACCCGAAAGCGGTAATGGCCGAATTATTCGCCAAGCAAACCGGCTCGTCGAAAGGCAAAGGCGGGTCGATGCACATTTTCGACAAGTCAGTCAATTTTGTGGGTGGGCATGGTATTGTGGGTGCGCAGATTCCGATGGGGGCAGGCATTGCCTTCGCCGAAAAATACAACAAGACCCAGAATCTCTGCATCTGTTTCTTTGGCGATGGAGCCGTTCGGCAGGGTGCGCTGCACGAAGCCTTCAACATGGCGATGCTCTGGAAACTGCCCGTCATCTTCGTGGTTGAGAACAATGGCTACGCCATGGGAACATCAGTAGCCCGCACCTCCAACGTAACCGAATTGTACACCATCGGCGAAGCCTACGACATGCCTTCGGAGCCGGTCGATGCCATGGATGTAGAAGCCGTTCACGAAGCCGTTAGCCGCGCTGCCGAACGCGCCCGCGCTGGCGAAGGCCCAACATACCTTGAGTTTCGCACCTACCGCTACCGGGGCCACTCGATGTCGGACCCGCAGAAGTATCGTTCCAAAGAAGAAGTGGAGCAATACAAACAACGCGACCCTATCGAGATGGTTAAGTCCCGGATTCTGGAGCGCGGTATTGCCACCGAAGAAGAGCTAACAGCCATCGATCAGAAAATTAAAGGCATCGTTGATGAGTCGGTGAAATTCGCCGAAGAATCGCCGTACCCACCTGCCGAAGAAGCGTACAAAGATGTGTATGTACAGCAGGATTATCCGTTTCTGAAAGAATAG